From the genome of Holophagales bacterium:
CTCCTCGCCGAGATCCGCGCCCGCTCCCTCCCCGTCGTCGTCGTCCTGAACAAGGCCGACGCCGGCGCTGTCGACGCCGCATTCGAGGCTCGCCTCGCCGGCCTCGGGGTCCCGGCCGTCGAGACGGTCGCCACGTCCGGCTCAGGCATCCCCCAGCTGCGCGAGGCGCTCCTTGCCGCGGCCCCGTCCGACGCCGTCGAGGGACGGCGCATCGTCGGGGACCTCGTCTCCCCCGGCGACCTCGTCGTCCTCGTCACACCGATCGACGCCGAGGCTCCGAAGGGGCGGATCATCCTGCCGCAGCTCCAGACCCTCCGCGACCTCCTCGACTCCGGCGCCATCTCCGTCGTCGTACGCGAGCACGAGCTTCGGAGCGCGCACGCCGGCGTCCCGCTCGAGTTCGAGACGGTCCAGGGGCGCGACTTCCCGGACGACCTCTCCCGCTTCGCCCTCGTCGTCCACTGCGGCAGCTGCATGGGGAACCGGCGCGAGATGCTCTCGCGCCTCCTCCGCGGCCGGCAGGCGGGCGTCCCCATGACCAACTACGGGCTGACGATCGCCCGCTCGCTCGGCATCCTCGAGCGGGCGCTCGAGCCGTTTCCCGCCGCCCTGGAGGCCCTCCGCGACTCCCGCGCGAAAGCCGAACTCCCCGTGGAGGTGACGAAGTGATCGATCGCGCTGGAATCCTGGCCTGGCTTCGCGAGACCGACCCGACCCGCCTCTCGCGGCTCTACCGCCGTGCCGACGCCGTGAGGCGCGAGCGCGTGGGCGACGAGGTCCACCTGCGCGGCCTCGTCGAGATCTCGAACCACTGCATCCGGCGCTGCGCCTACTGCGGCATTGCGGCCGCGAACGACGCGCTGCCCCGCTATCGGATGACGAAGGACGAGATCCTCTCCTGCGCCCAGACGGCGCAGAAGCTCGGCTACGGGTCCGTGGTGCTGCAGGCGGGCGAGGACTACGGCCTGACCCGCGGCTGGGTGGCCGACGTCGTTCGCTCCATCAGCTCCTCGACGGGCCTCGCCGTGACGCTCAGCCTCGGCGAACGCCCCGACGAGGACCTCGCGGCCTGGCGCGAGGCGGGCGCCGACCGCTACCTCCTCCGCTTCGAGACGTCGGACCCCGTTCTCTACGAGGCGATCCACCCCTCGACCCCGGAAC
Proteins encoded in this window:
- a CDS encoding 50S ribosome-binding GTPase, translating into MNTAPRSLRTHIGLFGRRNVGKSSVLNALTRQEVAIVSATPGTTTDPVEKPMEFLPLGPVLFVDTAGIDDEGALGVQRIAKTRKALERTDLALLVAEAGSWGPFEEELLAEIRARSLPVVVVLNKADAGAVDAAFEARLAGLGVPAVETVATSGSGIPQLREALLAAAPSDAVEGRRIVGDLVSPGDLVVLVTPIDAEAPKGRIILPQLQTLRDLLDSGAISVVVREHELRSAHAGVPLEFETVQGRDFPDDLSRFALVVHCGSCMGNRREMLSRLLRGRQAGVPMTNYGLTIARSLGILERALEPFPAALEALRDSRAKAELPVEVTK